The following are encoded together in the Bactrocera neohumeralis isolate Rockhampton chromosome 6, APGP_CSIRO_Bneo_wtdbg2-racon-allhic-juicebox.fasta_v2, whole genome shotgun sequence genome:
- the LOC126761618 gene encoding uncharacterized protein LOC126761618 produces MHITLRILLPTLLVCGALAKSHAYCSLEKMKMFAMEACEHLFQQDEGREKRSLPMPYEHNYIHHNEYPKLNDKRHFISRSLYPHGGYLKVGQEHFKILSKVDVFPRYKPKKLHHDKKERYKREHALSYNNIPYCCYNKCEEDFFC; encoded by the exons atgcataTAACG CTGCGAATACTATTGCCCACACTGCTTGTTTGCGGCGCGCTGGCCAAAAGCCATGCCTATTGTTCACTGGAAAAAATGAAGATGTTCGCTATGGAAGCGTGTGAGCACCTATTCCAGCAAGATGAGGGTAGAGAGAAGCGTTCACTACCCATGCCATACGAACACAATTACATACATCACAATGAAT ATCCAAAATTGAATGATAAACGTCACTTCATCAGCCGCAGCTTGTACCCACATGGTGGTTATCTGAAAGTGGGCCAAGAGCACTTCAAAATTCTGAGTAAAGTCGATGTCTTTCCGCGTTACAAGCCGAAAAAGCTGCATCACGACAAGAAGGAACGCTACAAGCGTGAACATGCGCTCAGCTACAACAACATACCATATTGTTGTTACAACAAATGTGAAGAGGATTTCTTCTGCTAA